One genomic region from Paraburkholderia azotifigens encodes:
- the dacB gene encoding D-alanyl-D-alanine carboxypeptidase/D-alanyl-D-alanine-endopeptidase: MPLAFVSLASSCACSLGRRFRTLTSAHAEPAASLSANRRAASRAAAVLFACAALAVAAPTPAHARKKAQQPAVNVTTVLPPAMMAGLQRAHVPLSSISVVVEKVGDRTPVLALNAGKPMMPASTMKLVTTYSGLSMLGPDYRWKTTAYAQGSVDGSGVLHGNLYIQGTGDPKLVPEELIDLVQKIHKAGITGIDGALVLDKRFFDPSTRDLPAFDDDANAPYNVGPDPLLYAFKSLSFTMSPSDDGKVQIDVLPALAQLQIDNELRATRGPCRGELVTPAVTPAANGVVNASFIGDYPMRCGERTVNVAVLDHTTFFAGGFLALWQQTGGTFNGTTREGPVPIDAKLVATHRGPMLSDIVHDINKFSNNTMARNLFLTIGAVMNRPPATPAKSADAIESFLHRSAMPMEYLSLDNGSGLSREEHITALALADLLQSANASPVAQVFVDSLPVVGVDGTMRNRLTSKPVNGNAHIKTGTLRDVRAIAGYVASADGQSYVVVSLINDPHAEAARAAHDELLEWVYQGPSAMLASTANPQPAEATQESHRKARKNPQRRGAH, encoded by the coding sequence ATGCCGCTCGCCTTCGTTTCACTTGCTTCGTCGTGTGCCTGTTCGCTCGGGCGCCGCTTCAGGACGCTCACGTCCGCTCACGCTGAGCCGGCGGCTTCGTTGTCCGCAAACCGTCGCGCAGCATCGCGCGCCGCCGCCGTGCTGTTTGCATGCGCCGCGCTCGCTGTCGCCGCGCCCACACCCGCTCACGCGCGCAAGAAAGCACAGCAGCCCGCCGTCAACGTCACCACCGTGCTGCCGCCTGCCATGATGGCGGGCCTGCAGCGCGCGCACGTGCCGCTGTCGTCGATCAGCGTGGTGGTCGAGAAAGTCGGCGACCGCACGCCCGTGCTCGCGCTGAACGCCGGCAAGCCGATGATGCCCGCGTCGACGATGAAGCTCGTCACCACCTACTCCGGCCTGTCGATGCTCGGCCCGGACTATCGCTGGAAAACGACGGCCTACGCGCAAGGCAGCGTCGACGGCAGCGGCGTGCTGCACGGCAATCTTTACATCCAGGGCACAGGCGATCCGAAGCTCGTGCCGGAAGAGTTGATCGATCTCGTGCAGAAGATTCACAAGGCGGGCATCACGGGCATCGACGGCGCGCTCGTGCTCGACAAGCGCTTCTTCGATCCGTCGACGCGCGACCTGCCCGCCTTCGACGACGACGCCAACGCGCCGTACAACGTCGGCCCCGATCCGCTGCTGTACGCGTTCAAGTCGCTGTCGTTCACGATGTCGCCGTCCGACGACGGCAAGGTGCAGATCGACGTGCTGCCCGCGCTCGCGCAACTGCAGATCGACAACGAACTGCGCGCGACGCGCGGCCCGTGCCGCGGCGAACTTGTGACGCCGGCCGTCACGCCCGCCGCGAATGGGGTCGTCAATGCGTCGTTCATCGGCGACTATCCGATGCGCTGCGGCGAGCGCACCGTCAACGTGGCCGTGCTCGATCACACGACGTTCTTCGCGGGCGGCTTCCTCGCGCTGTGGCAGCAGACGGGCGGCACGTTCAACGGCACGACGCGCGAAGGCCCTGTGCCCATCGACGCTAAACTCGTCGCGACACATCGGGGGCCGATGCTGTCGGACATCGTTCACGACATCAACAAGTTCAGCAACAACACGATGGCGCGCAATCTGTTCCTGACGATCGGCGCCGTCATGAACCGGCCGCCCGCGACGCCCGCGAAGTCGGCGGATGCAATCGAATCGTTCCTGCATCGCAGCGCGATGCCGATGGAATACCTGAGCCTCGACAACGGCTCGGGCCTGTCGCGTGAAGAGCACATCACCGCGCTCGCGCTCGCCGACCTGCTGCAAAGCGCGAACGCGAGCCCCGTCGCACAGGTATTCGTCGATTCGCTGCCCGTGGTCGGCGTGGACGGCACGATGCGCAATCGGCTCACGTCGAAGCCCGTGAACGGCAACGCGCACATCAAGACGGGCACGCTGCGCGACGTGCGCGCGATCGCAGGCTATGTCGCCTCGGCCGACGGACAGAGCTATGTCGTCGTCAGCCTGATCAACGATCCGCACGCGGAAGCCGCGCGCGCCGCGCACGACGAACTGCTCGAATGGGTCTATCAGGGCCCTTCCGCGATGCTCGCCAGCACGGCCAACCCCCAGCCCGCCGAAGCCACGCAGGAGTCTCACCGCAAAGCCAGGAAAAACCCTCAGCGCCGCGGCGCGCACTGA
- a CDS encoding sterol desaturase family protein produces the protein MQFDAELLLLGMAPIFLACIGWEAWHARRARSDARMYSWRDTLCNTALALMHQGADKLAWLFVIPVYAYCYAHYRLLDWHAGWISFVVLFVAQDLLYYVFHRCSHRVRWLWAAHVVHHSSERMNFSTAFRQSLMYPVAGMWVFWIPLALLGFPPKQIVGIVLINLAFQFFVHTQSVGTLGWLEYVLNTPSIHRVHHARNDRYIDRNYAGVLVIWDRLFGSYVEEDPREPPVYGIVEPLYTFNPLKATFHEWASMAQDFVRVRGWRNRLSALFAPPAWAAQYHASLSGASDASDAHETAGQGQHNNNGAV, from the coding sequence ATGCAATTCGATGCCGAATTGCTTCTGCTCGGCATGGCGCCCATCTTTCTCGCGTGCATCGGCTGGGAAGCGTGGCACGCGCGGCGCGCACGTTCCGATGCGCGCATGTACAGCTGGCGCGACACCTTGTGCAACACCGCGCTCGCACTGATGCACCAGGGCGCCGACAAGCTCGCGTGGCTGTTCGTGATTCCCGTCTATGCGTATTGCTACGCGCACTACCGGCTGCTCGACTGGCATGCGGGCTGGATATCGTTCGTCGTGCTGTTCGTCGCGCAGGATCTGCTCTATTACGTGTTTCACCGCTGCAGCCATCGCGTGCGCTGGCTGTGGGCCGCGCATGTCGTGCATCACTCGTCGGAACGCATGAACTTCTCGACGGCGTTTCGCCAGAGCCTCATGTATCCCGTCGCGGGCATGTGGGTGTTCTGGATTCCGCTCGCCTTGCTCGGCTTTCCGCCGAAGCAGATCGTCGGCATCGTGCTGATCAATCTGGCGTTTCAGTTCTTCGTGCATACGCAGTCGGTCGGCACGCTCGGCTGGCTCGAATACGTGCTCAACACGCCGTCGATCCATCGCGTGCATCACGCTCGCAACGACCGTTATATCGACCGCAACTACGCGGGCGTGCTGGTGATCTGGGACCGGCTGTTCGGCAGCTATGTCGAAGAAGATCCGCGCGAGCCGCCCGTGTACGGCATCGTCGAGCCGCTTTACACCTTCAACCCGCTCAAGGCGACGTTTCATGAATGGGCGTCGATGGCGCAGGACTTCGTGCGCGTGCGCGGCTGGCGCAACCGGCTCAGCGCGCTGTTCGCGCCGCCAGCCTGGGCCGCGCAGTATCACGCGAGTTTGAGCGGCGCCAGCGATGCCAGCGATGCCCATGAGACTGCCGGGCAAGGACAACACAACAATAACGGAGCCGTCTGA
- a CDS encoding SGNH/GDSL hydrolase family protein, protein MKQASNNTGVVRFARIAVACAAFATLVACGGGSDNNNNNNASSTPAGGVKLQVVSFGDSLSDVGTYSPVITASFGGGRFTTNPGEVWTQKIAEYYGDTLTPAYVGGFGKALVANGGFGYAQGGSDVSRTDGNGYAPNNQAATTWPVTKQVQQYLTDHGSFNSNQLVLINGGANDILQNLSTMLTTISTQVAQLTDPTQAPLVVQSVAQSTVGPMAQALAVQIGTLLKSGATHVVVMDVPDIGKTPLAASLAAQLNSTQVPTVISGIVATYNGVLQQALAAGGLTNKVIYVQTSDWLTPLLANPSAQGFSNTTGTACNITQMAANATAYATANPSVLVGGMTAAQYGQQFASSLFCSPNTLTVAGADQSYVFADTIHPTTHAHAAFATLVEGKIAASGLGK, encoded by the coding sequence ATGAAGCAAGCATCAAATAACACTGGCGTCGTGCGTTTCGCGCGGATCGCCGTCGCATGCGCGGCATTCGCGACGCTCGTCGCTTGCGGCGGCGGCAGTGACAACAACAATAACAACAACGCGAGCAGCACGCCGGCGGGCGGGGTCAAACTGCAGGTCGTGTCGTTCGGAGACAGCCTGTCGGACGTCGGCACCTATTCGCCCGTGATCACCGCGAGCTTCGGCGGCGGCCGCTTCACGACGAACCCCGGCGAAGTGTGGACGCAGAAGATCGCCGAATACTACGGCGATACGCTGACGCCGGCATACGTCGGCGGCTTCGGCAAGGCGCTCGTGGCCAATGGTGGCTTTGGCTACGCGCAGGGTGGCTCCGACGTGTCGCGCACGGACGGCAACGGCTACGCGCCCAACAATCAGGCGGCAACGACCTGGCCGGTGACGAAGCAGGTCCAGCAATATCTGACCGATCACGGCAGCTTCAATTCGAATCAGCTCGTGCTGATCAACGGCGGCGCCAACGACATCTTGCAGAACCTGTCGACGATGCTGACCACGATCTCAACGCAGGTCGCTCAACTCACCGATCCGACCCAGGCGCCGCTGGTGGTCCAGTCCGTCGCCCAGAGCACGGTCGGTCCGATGGCGCAGGCGCTTGCGGTGCAGATCGGTACGCTTCTCAAGAGCGGTGCGACGCACGTCGTCGTCATGGATGTGCCCGATATCGGCAAGACGCCGCTCGCCGCCAGCCTTGCCGCGCAATTGAACTCGACGCAGGTGCCGACGGTGATTTCGGGCATTGTCGCGACGTACAACGGCGTGCTGCAGCAGGCGCTGGCGGCGGGCGGCCTGACGAACAAGGTGATCTACGTGCAGACGAGCGACTGGCTCACGCCGCTGCTCGCCAATCCGTCGGCACAAGGTTTCAGCAACACGACGGGCACGGCCTGCAACATCACGCAGATGGCTGCGAACGCGACGGCGTACGCGACGGCGAACCCGTCGGTGCTGGTCGGCGGCATGACGGCGGCGCAGTACGGCCAGCAATTCGCGTCGTCGCTGTTCTGCTCGCCGAATACGCTGACGGTCGCGGGCGCGGACCAGTCGTACGTGTTCGCCGATACGATCCACCCGACGACGCATGCGCATGCTGCATTCGCGACGCTCGTCGAAGGCAAGATCGCGGCGTCGGGTCTGGGCAAGTAA
- a CDS encoding L-threonylcarbamoyladenylate synthase produces the protein MPDQTKPADVASSVGADEIAHAAALLDAGQLVAFPTETVYGLGGDAESPDAVARIYAAKGRPANHPVIVHLAPNGDPNYWVAQLPSEAQRLIDAFWPGPLTLILKRAAHIPAAVSGGQDSVGLRCPSHPVAQSLLAAFSALRNGHGGVAAPSANRFGHVSPTTAQHVRDEFGDTIHVLDGGSSDVGIESTIVDLSRGFPALLRPGHVTPQDIADVLGEMPRLPDGSDASAPRASGTLKAHYAPRTPLALLPFDVLEPLLAARAPGERVALVARSSRAGRWAEAADVHFVAAPEDPHLYARDLYGLLRALDRANVSRILIEKLPDTIEWIAVNDRLGRAAAAFEANEA, from the coding sequence ATGCCGGATCAAACGAAACCTGCCGACGTGGCGTCGAGCGTCGGCGCCGACGAGATCGCGCACGCGGCAGCGCTGCTCGATGCAGGACAACTCGTCGCGTTTCCTACCGAGACCGTGTATGGGCTGGGAGGCGATGCCGAAAGTCCTGATGCAGTCGCGCGCATTTATGCGGCGAAGGGCAGGCCGGCGAATCATCCCGTGATCGTCCATCTGGCGCCGAACGGCGATCCGAACTATTGGGTCGCGCAGTTGCCGTCCGAAGCACAGCGTCTGATCGACGCGTTCTGGCCGGGTCCGCTTACGCTAATTCTCAAGCGTGCCGCGCATATTCCGGCAGCGGTGAGCGGTGGCCAGGATTCCGTCGGGTTGCGTTGTCCGTCGCATCCTGTCGCGCAGTCGCTGCTCGCGGCGTTCAGCGCGTTGCGCAATGGACATGGCGGCGTGGCGGCGCCGTCGGCAAACCGCTTTGGTCACGTCAGCCCGACTACGGCGCAACATGTGCGCGACGAGTTCGGCGACACGATTCACGTGCTCGATGGCGGGTCGTCGGACGTGGGGATCGAATCGACCATCGTCGATTTGTCGCGCGGCTTTCCGGCGCTGCTGCGGCCGGGGCATGTGACGCCGCAGGACATTGCCGACGTGCTCGGCGAAATGCCGCGCCTGCCCGATGGTTCGGACGCGAGCGCGCCGCGTGCGTCCGGCACGCTGAAGGCGCACTATGCGCCGCGCACGCCGCTTGCGTTGCTGCCCTTCGACGTGCTCGAGCCGCTATTGGCTGCGCGCGCTCCCGGCGAGCGCGTGGCGTTGGTCGCGCGCTCGTCGCGCGCAGGGCGCTGGGCGGAAGCGGCGGACGTACATTTCGTCGCCGCGCCGGAAGATCCGCATCTGTATGCGCGCGATCTTTATGGTTTGCTGCGCGCGCTGGATCGCGCGAACGTGTCGCGCATCCTGATCGAGAAGTTGCCCGATACCATCGAATGGATCGCCGTCAACGACCGGCTGGGTCGTGCAGCGGCTGCCTTCGAGGCGAACGAGGCCTGA
- a CDS encoding 5-(carboxyamino)imidazole ribonucleotide synthase, which translates to MNPDNTPVSPIMPGAWLGMVGGGQLGRMFCFAAQAMGYRVAVLDPDETSPAGAVADRHLRAAYDDEAALTELARLCAAVSTEFENVPAASLDFLARTTFVSPAGRCVAVAQDRIAEKRFIASSGVPVAPHVVIETSDALAALDDAALEAVLPGILKTARMGYDGKGQVRVGSAAEVRAAYASLGGVPTVLEKRLPLKFEVSALIARGATGCSAVYPLAQNTHRNGVLSHTIVPAPDANATLVEQAQQAALQIADKLGYVGVLCVEFFILEDGTLVANEMAPRPHNSGHYTVDACATSQFEQQVRAMTGMPLGDTRQHSPAVMLNILGDVWFPVNAKGDKPTAAVTPPWHEVAAMPEARLHLYGKEEARPGRKMGHVNFTAATLEHARSAARDCARLLHIPTN; encoded by the coding sequence ATGAATCCAGACAACACTCCCGTTTCACCGATTATGCCCGGCGCATGGCTCGGCATGGTTGGTGGCGGCCAGTTGGGCCGCATGTTCTGCTTTGCCGCGCAGGCGATGGGCTATCGCGTCGCCGTGCTCGATCCCGACGAGACCAGCCCGGCGGGCGCTGTCGCGGATCGCCATCTGCGCGCCGCCTATGACGACGAAGCGGCCCTCACCGAACTCGCGCGGCTGTGCGCGGCGGTATCGACCGAATTCGAAAACGTCCCTGCCGCGAGCCTGGATTTCCTCGCGCGCACGACCTTCGTGAGTCCCGCGGGGCGCTGTGTCGCCGTCGCGCAGGACCGCATCGCGGAGAAGCGCTTCATCGCGTCGTCGGGTGTGCCTGTTGCGCCGCACGTCGTGATCGAAACATCGGACGCGCTGGCCGCGCTGGATGACGCCGCACTCGAAGCCGTGCTGCCCGGCATTCTGAAAACGGCGCGCATGGGTTACGACGGCAAGGGCCAGGTGCGCGTCGGCAGCGCCGCCGAAGTGCGCGCGGCGTATGCGTCGCTGGGCGGCGTACCGACCGTGCTGGAAAAGCGTCTGCCGTTGAAATTCGAAGTGTCGGCGCTGATCGCGCGCGGCGCGACGGGTTGCTCGGCCGTGTATCCGCTGGCGCAGAACACGCATCGCAACGGCGTGCTGTCGCACACCATCGTGCCCGCACCCGACGCGAACGCGACGCTCGTCGAGCAGGCACAGCAGGCCGCGCTGCAGATCGCGGACAAGCTCGGTTATGTGGGCGTGCTGTGCGTCGAGTTCTTCATTCTGGAAGACGGCACGCTGGTTGCGAACGAAATGGCGCCGCGTCCGCACAACTCCGGCCACTACACCGTCGACGCCTGTGCGACGAGCCAGTTCGAACAGCAGGTGCGCGCGATGACGGGCATGCCGCTCGGCGATACGCGTCAGCATTCGCCCGCCGTGATGCTGAACATCCTCGGCGATGTGTGGTTCCCGGTCAACGCGAAGGGCGACAAGCCTACGGCCGCCGTCACGCCGCCGTGGCATGAAGTCGCCGCGATGCCGGAAGCGCGCCTGCATCTGTATGGCAAGGAAGAAGCGCGGCCCGGCCGCAAGATGGGTCATGTGAATTTCACGGCCGCGACGCTCGAGCATGCGCGTTCGGCGGCGCGTGACTGCGCGCGTCTGCTGCATATCCCGACGAACTGA
- the purE gene encoding 5-(carboxyamino)imidazole ribonucleotide mutase yields the protein MSEAHTHSAPVVGVLMGSSSDWEVMKNAVAILQEFGVPYEAKVVSAHRMPDEMFAYAESARERGIRAIIAGAGGAAHLPGMLAAKTTVPVLGVPVASKYLKGVDSLHSIVQMPKGVPVATFAIGEAGAANAALFAVSLLSGTSPEYAEKLAAFRVRQNEAAHAMTLPPL from the coding sequence ATGAGTGAAGCACACACGCACAGCGCGCCCGTCGTCGGCGTGCTGATGGGTTCCAGCTCCGACTGGGAAGTGATGAAGAACGCGGTCGCGATCCTGCAGGAATTCGGCGTGCCGTACGAAGCTAAGGTCGTGTCCGCGCATCGCATGCCGGACGAAATGTTCGCCTATGCTGAAAGCGCACGCGAACGCGGCATCCGCGCGATCATCGCGGGCGCGGGGGGCGCGGCGCATCTGCCGGGCATGCTCGCCGCGAAGACGACGGTGCCCGTGCTGGGCGTGCCTGTCGCGAGCAAGTACCTGAAGGGCGTCGATTCGCTGCATTCGATCGTGCAGATGCCGAAGGGCGTGCCCGTCGCGACCTTCGCGATCGGCGAAGCGGGCGCGGCGAATGCGGCGCTGTTCGCCGTGTCGCTGCTGTCGGGCACGTCGCCGGAATATGCGGAGAAGCTCGCCGCGTTCCGCGTGCGCCAGAACGAGGCGGCTCACGCAATGACGCTGCCCCCGCTGTAA
- a CDS encoding phosphoribosylaminoimidazolesuccinocarboxamide synthase: MSTLYESTLRSLPLLGRGKVRDNYAVGNDQLLIVTTDRLSAFDVIMGEPIPDKGRVLNQMANFWFDKLKHVVPNHLTGVAPETVVAPEEVEQVKGRAVVVKRLEPILVEAVVRGYLAGSGWKDYQATGAVCGVQLPEGLQNAQKLPEPIFTPAAKAEMGHHDENITYEEMERRIGTELSATIRDISIRLYKEAADYAATRGIIIADTKFEFGLDEHGKLYLMDEALTADSSRFWPADQYQVGTNPPSFDKQFVRDWLETQPWKKEPPAPKLPDEVVTKTAEKYQEALERLTGQKLD; the protein is encoded by the coding sequence ATGTCTACCCTCTACGAATCCACGCTCCGCTCGCTGCCGTTGCTCGGCCGCGGCAAGGTCCGCGACAACTACGCGGTGGGCAACGACCAGTTGCTGATCGTCACGACGGACCGTCTGTCCGCTTTCGACGTCATCATGGGCGAGCCGATTCCGGACAAGGGTCGCGTGCTGAACCAGATGGCGAACTTCTGGTTCGACAAGCTCAAGCACGTCGTGCCGAATCATTTGACGGGCGTTGCGCCCGAAACCGTCGTCGCGCCTGAAGAAGTCGAGCAGGTGAAGGGCCGCGCGGTAGTCGTGAAGCGCCTCGAGCCGATTCTCGTCGAAGCCGTGGTGCGCGGCTATCTGGCCGGTAGCGGCTGGAAGGACTATCAGGCGACGGGCGCCGTGTGCGGCGTGCAGTTGCCCGAAGGCCTGCAGAACGCGCAGAAGCTGCCCGAGCCGATCTTCACGCCGGCAGCCAAGGCCGAGATGGGCCATCACGACGAAAACATCACGTACGAAGAGATGGAGCGCCGCATCGGCACCGAGCTGTCGGCGACGATCCGCGACATCTCGATCCGCCTGTACAAGGAAGCGGCCGATTACGCGGCAACCCGCGGCATCATCATCGCCGACACGAAGTTCGAATTCGGTCTGGACGAGCACGGCAAGCTGTATCTGATGGACGAAGCGCTGACGGCGGACTCGTCGCGCTTCTGGCCGGCGGATCAGTACCAGGTCGGCACCAACCCGCCGTCCTTCGACAAGCAGTTCGTGCGCGATTGGCTCGAAACCCAGCCGTGGAAGAAAGAGCCGCCCGCACCGAAGCTGCCGGACGAAGTCGTCACGAAGACGGCCGAGAAGTATCAGGAAGCGCTCGAGCGCCTCACGGGACAGAAGCTCGACTGA
- the fba gene encoding class II fructose-bisphosphate aldolase (catalyzes the reversible aldol condensation of dihydroxyacetonephosphate and glyceraldehyde 3-phosphate in the Calvin cycle, glycolysis, and/or gluconeogenesis), with product MPLVSMRQLLDHAAEHGYGLPAFNVNNLEQVQAIMAAADQVNAPVIMQASAGARKYAGEPFLRHLIEAAVESYPHIPVVMHQDHGQSPAVCMAAIRSGFTSVMMDGSLEADGKTVASYEYNVEVSRKVVEAAHSIGVTVEAELGVLGSLETLMGDKEDGHGAEGTMTREQLLTDVEQAADFVKLTQCDALAIAIGTSHGAYKFSKKPTGDILSIQRIREIHERIPNTHLVMHGSSSVPQELLAEIREFGGDMKETYGVPVEEIQIGIKHGVRKINIDTDLRLAITGAIRRYLAENPSKFDPRDYLKPAREAAKKVCVDRYLAFGCEGQASKIKPVSLDKIAEKYKAGELAQVVR from the coding sequence ATGCCTCTCGTATCAATGCGTCAACTGCTGGACCATGCCGCCGAACACGGTTATGGCCTTCCGGCATTCAACGTGAACAACCTGGAGCAGGTGCAGGCAATCATGGCGGCAGCCGATCAGGTCAACGCGCCTGTGATCATGCAGGCCTCGGCAGGCGCGCGTAAGTACGCGGGCGAGCCTTTCCTGCGTCATCTGATCGAAGCGGCCGTTGAATCGTATCCGCACATTCCCGTCGTGATGCACCAGGACCACGGCCAGTCGCCCGCAGTCTGCATGGCCGCGATCCGCAGCGGCTTCACGAGCGTGATGATGGACGGCTCGCTCGAAGCCGACGGCAAGACGGTCGCGTCGTACGAGTACAACGTCGAGGTGTCGCGCAAGGTCGTTGAAGCGGCGCATTCGATCGGCGTGACGGTTGAAGCGGAACTGGGCGTGCTCGGCTCGCTCGAAACGCTGATGGGCGACAAGGAAGACGGCCACGGCGCGGAAGGCACGATGACGCGCGAGCAGCTGCTGACGGACGTCGAGCAGGCCGCCGACTTCGTGAAGCTCACGCAGTGCGACGCTCTCGCCATTGCAATCGGCACGTCGCACGGCGCGTACAAGTTCTCGAAGAAGCCGACGGGCGATATCCTGTCCATTCAGCGTATCCGCGAGATTCACGAGCGCATTCCGAACACGCACCTGGTGATGCACGGTTCGTCGTCGGTGCCGCAGGAACTGCTGGCCGAAATCCGCGAATTCGGCGGCGACATGAAGGAAACGTACGGCGTGCCCGTCGAGGAAATCCAGATCGGCATCAAGCATGGCGTGCGCAAGATCAACATCGACACCGATCTGCGTCTGGCCATCACGGGTGCGATCCGTCGCTACCTGGCGGAAAATCCGTCGAAGTTCGATCCGCGCGACTATCTGAAGCCGGCTCGCGAAGCCGCGAAGAAGGTCTGTGTGGACCGTTATCTGGCGTTCGGCTGCGAAGGCCAGGCGTCGAAGATCAAGCCGGTCTCGCTGGACAAGATCGCTGAGAAGTACAAGGCGGGCGAACTCGCGCAAGTCGTTCGCTAG
- the pyk gene encoding pyruvate kinase: protein MHRATKIVATIGPASSTQDILLQMIQAGADVVRLNFSHGTADDHRQRAEFVREAARQAGREVGIMADLQGPKIRVGKFENGKTTLIAGNTFILDADCELGNDDRVGLDYKDLPRDLRAGDTLLLNDGLIVLTVSRLIGNEIHTVVKIGGDLSNNKGINRQGGGLTAPALTAKDMEDIRTAMSLGADYVAVSFPKNATDMEMARQLANIAGAPYNIKPKMIAKIERAEAIPALQGILEASDGIMVARGDLAVEVGNAAVPALQKRMIKMARDMNKFVITATQMMESMIHAPVPTRAEVSDVANAVLDGTDAVMLSAESAAGKYPVQTIETMAAICVEAEKSEHVELDKDFLDRTFTRIDQSIAMGALFTAYHLGAKAIVALTESGSTALWMSRHWTHVPIFALTPRTGSERAMAIYRNVTPLHLDTSSDRDIALAQALEVVVGKGYAARGDMVVLTVGEPMGQAGGTNTLKIVRVGEPV from the coding sequence ATGCATCGCGCCACCAAGATTGTCGCAACCATCGGACCCGCTTCCAGCACGCAGGACATCCTGCTGCAGATGATTCAGGCGGGCGCCGACGTGGTGCGTCTCAACTTCTCGCACGGCACCGCCGACGACCATCGTCAACGCGCGGAGTTCGTACGTGAAGCGGCCCGGCAGGCAGGCCGCGAAGTCGGCATCATGGCCGATCTGCAAGGCCCGAAGATCCGTGTCGGCAAGTTCGAAAACGGCAAGACGACGCTGATTGCCGGCAACACCTTCATCCTCGATGCCGACTGCGAGCTCGGCAACGACGACCGCGTCGGTCTCGACTATAAGGATCTGCCGCGCGACCTGCGGGCAGGCGACACGCTGCTTCTGAACGACGGCCTGATCGTGCTGACCGTCTCGCGCTTGATCGGCAACGAAATTCACACGGTCGTGAAGATCGGCGGCGACCTGTCGAACAACAAGGGCATCAACCGCCAGGGCGGCGGCCTGACGGCGCCGGCGCTGACCGCGAAGGACATGGAAGATATCCGCACGGCGATGTCGCTGGGCGCGGACTACGTCGCCGTGTCGTTTCCGAAGAACGCGACCGACATGGAAATGGCGCGCCAGCTCGCGAACATCGCGGGCGCGCCGTACAACATCAAGCCGAAGATGATCGCGAAGATCGAGCGCGCCGAGGCCATTCCGGCGCTGCAAGGCATTCTCGAAGCATCGGACGGCATCATGGTCGCGCGCGGCGACCTCGCCGTCGAAGTCGGCAACGCGGCCGTGCCCGCGCTGCAGAAGCGCATGATCAAGATGGCGCGCGACATGAACAAGTTCGTGATCACGGCCACGCAGATGATGGAATCGATGATCCACGCGCCCGTGCCAACCCGCGCGGAAGTGTCGGACGTCGCGAACGCGGTGCTGGACGGCACGGATGCCGTGATGCTGTCGGCGGAATCGGCGGCGGGCAAGTACCCGGTGCAGACCATCGAGACGATGGCGGCCATCTGCGTCGAAGCCGAGAAGTCCGAGCACGTCGAACTGGACAAGGATTTCCTCGACCGCACGTTCACGCGCATCGACCAGTCGATCGCAATGGGCGCGCTGTTCACCGCGTATCACCTGGGCGCCAAGGCGATCGTCGCGCTGACGGAGTCGGGCTCGACGGCGCTGTGGATGTCGCGTCACTGGACGCACGTGCCGATCTTCGCGCTCACGCCCCGCACGGGCAGCGAGCGCGCAATGGCGATCTACCGCAACGTCACGCCGCTGCATCTCGATACCAGCAGCGACCGCGACATCGCGCTCGCGCAGGCGCTCGAAGTAGTGGTCGGCAAGGGCTACGCGGCGCGCGGCGACATGGTCGTGCTGACCGTCGGCGAGCCGATGGGCCAGGCGGGCGGCACGAACACGCTGAAGATCGTGCGTGTCGGCGAGCCGGTCTGA